One window of the Ureibacillus sp. FSL W7-1570 genome contains the following:
- a CDS encoding transposase, with translation MKDGFSELQIGKHLRKAGIIKACGYSCLSIFQLLFLLVFQYRNWYHALQSKKAADLPGKDTIYRFLNSSTYNWRTFLLSLSSEVIRRVKQTISKRRVTVFIVDDSIYSRNRSKSVELLAKVFDYSTRQFVNGFQLLTLGWSDGFTFVPIDFALLSSANQKNRLNEIHSSIDKRTTGYKRRLEALEAKPNMVLKLVEHALDKGIFADYVLMDTWFTHAPLVEKIHSKGLFVIGMVKQLKQRYLFNGERLTLEQLYRKAKRDIGKKETLGSIHATLHTGLPVKIVFVRNRNNQSEWLAILSTDTTLSNEEIVRIYGMRWDIETFFKFSKSFLHLAKEFQGRSYDMMISHTTIVFTRYILIAWQLRKEEDPKTMGNLFLFLCDEVKEMDFKTALLQLISLFQTLAEAKVYLSMDIFQCQMSNWITSLPRYIKDCLHISVCES, from the coding sequence ATAAAAGACGGATTTTCTGAATTACAAATTGGTAAACATTTAAGAAAAGCTGGAATTATCAAGGCTTGTGGTTATTCTTGTTTATCGATTTTTCAACTATTATTTCTTCTTGTTTTTCAATACAGAAACTGGTACCACGCCTTACAAAGCAAAAAGGCTGCCGATTTACCAGGAAAAGATACCATTTATCGTTTTTTGAACTCGTCTACGTATAACTGGAGAACCTTTTTACTGTCTCTGAGCTCCGAAGTGATTCGTCGTGTGAAACAAACGATTTCGAAGCGCCGTGTTACCGTGTTTATTGTAGACGATTCGATTTATTCTCGTAACCGTAGTAAATCGGTTGAGCTTCTAGCTAAAGTATTCGATTATTCAACTCGTCAGTTTGTCAATGGTTTTCAACTATTAACGCTCGGATGGTCCGATGGCTTTACATTTGTACCTATCGATTTCGCTCTTTTGAGTTCAGCGAACCAAAAGAATCGCTTGAACGAAATCCATTCGTCCATTGATAAACGAACCACAGGCTACAAACGACGGCTCGAGGCATTGGAAGCAAAACCAAACATGGTGTTGAAATTAGTAGAACATGCATTGGATAAAGGAATTTTCGCTGATTATGTGCTCATGGATACATGGTTTACTCATGCCCCGTTGGTGGAGAAGATTCACTCCAAAGGCCTTTTTGTCATTGGCATGGTCAAACAGCTGAAACAACGGTATCTTTTCAACGGAGAACGTTTAACCTTGGAACAACTGTATCGAAAAGCGAAACGAGACATTGGCAAAAAAGAAACACTCGGCTCGATTCACGCAACCCTTCATACGGGTTTACCAGTGAAAATTGTGTTTGTGCGGAATCGAAACAACCAAAGTGAATGGCTGGCAATTTTGAGTACAGATACCACGCTGTCTAATGAAGAAATCGTTCGAATCTATGGGATGCGTTGGGACATCGAAACCTTTTTTAAATTCAGTAAATCGTTTTTACATTTAGCCAAAGAGTTTCAAGGTCGTTCCTATGACATGATGATTAGCCATACTACCATTGTCTTCACTCGGTATATCTTGATTGCTTGGCAACTTCGGAAAGAAGAGGATCCGAAGACCATGGGCAACTTATTCTTGTTTCTATGTGACGAAGTAAAGGAGATGGACTTTAAAACGGCTTTACTACAATTGATTTCTCTTTTCCAAACTTTGGCTGAAGCTAAGGTTTATTTGAGTATGGACATTTTTCAGTGTCAAATGTCCAATTGGATTACTTCTTTACCTCGTTATATCAAGGACTGTCTTCATATTTCTGTGTGCGAAAGTTGA
- a CDS encoding transposase yields the protein MYILQESLFSFEELQILESKEKLPIFFSALDLRPYAKQLKSSSPQGAEGHSKEGILRALIAAPLEGIDTFTSLHNRLKNDLRFRYQCGLDISRPAPSISTLSRVFSSLTKTGLVKRIFQDLVQLAQEEGVIDGKHQAIDSAAIDAYEKKQPKKRSEQTGNANWGAKFDSFGNKITWFGYKMHLSVDTKSELPMAIEVTPAHINDGDVAPQLIEQVKSCTNSKIDFLIMDGGYDQLKNYESAKNIGAQAIIPLNLRNEKEPPEGIASNGTPRCSMGYEMTYWGANKDQLKFRCPHATGKVDCPLGMAACSSSNYGMVVKINVNKDLRRYSNPHRDSKRWKELYNERTSVERCNSRMKSYLTANSLHVWGIDKVKTHIYLNAIVLLVSALAMAKESKKQQTA from the coding sequence TTGTATATTCTACAAGAAAGTCTATTTTCCTTTGAAGAATTGCAAATTTTAGAGTCAAAAGAGAAATTACCGATCTTTTTTAGTGCTCTAGATTTGCGTCCTTATGCTAAACAATTGAAAAGTTCTTCACCCCAAGGGGCTGAAGGACATTCCAAAGAAGGGATATTAAGGGCTCTTATCGCTGCCCCATTAGAAGGTATTGATACTTTTACTTCTCTTCACAATCGATTAAAAAATGACCTGCGTTTTCGTTACCAATGTGGTTTAGATATTAGCAGGCCTGCACCATCCATCTCTACTCTTAGCCGAGTATTTTCTTCACTAACCAAAACTGGACTTGTGAAAAGAATCTTTCAAGATCTCGTCCAGTTAGCTCAAGAGGAAGGAGTAATTGATGGAAAACATCAGGCTATCGACAGTGCCGCCATTGATGCTTATGAAAAGAAGCAGCCTAAGAAGCGAAGTGAACAAACAGGCAACGCCAATTGGGGGGCAAAGTTTGATTCCTTCGGTAATAAAATTACTTGGTTTGGCTATAAGATGCATCTTTCCGTTGACACCAAAAGTGAATTACCAATGGCGATTGAAGTAACCCCTGCTCATATCAACGATGGGGATGTCGCACCACAATTAATTGAACAAGTAAAGAGTTGTACAAACTCTAAAATTGATTTCCTGATAATGGATGGTGGGTACGACCAGCTAAAAAACTACGAATCCGCCAAGAACATCGGGGCTCAAGCTATTATTCCACTCAATTTGCGTAATGAAAAGGAGCCTCCCGAAGGAATTGCCTCCAATGGAACCCCACGCTGTTCGATGGGGTACGAAATGACTTATTGGGGCGCCAATAAGGATCAGCTCAAATTCAGATGTCCACACGCAACCGGAAAAGTGGATTGCCCATTAGGAATGGCAGCCTGTTCATCCTCCAACTATGGAATGGTAGTAAAAATTAACGTGAATAAGGATCTTCGCCGGTACTCTAATCCACACCGCGATTCCAAACGTTGGAAAGAACTTTACAATGAGCGAACCAGTGTAGAACGGTGCAATTCAAGAATGAAAAGTTATCTTACAGCGAACTCCCTGCATGTGTGGGGAATCGATAAAGTAAAAACTCATATTTACTTGAACGCCATCGTATTACTGGTTTCAGCTCTCGCAATGGCAAAAGAGAGTAAAAAGCAACAAACCGCTTAA
- a CDS encoding DNA cytosine methyltransferase — MPGILTAKDGQIFSVIQEEFDNIGYTILSGNDPEHKNNIIDFSDYGVFQRRKRVVLFGFKKELNYTYPDFSRFTEYWNEEKIQGMLLVIYLRYLLEREKI, encoded by the coding sequence GTGCCTGGTATTTTAACAGCTAAAGATGGACAGATATTTTCGGTTATTCAAGAAGAATTTGATAACATCGGGTATACAATACTATCTGGTAATGATCCTGAACATAAGAACAATATTATTGATTTTTCTGACTATGGAGTTTTCCAAAGAAGAAAAAGGGTAGTATTATTTGGTTTTAAGAAAGAACTCAATTATACTTACCCAGATTTTTCTCGCTTCACAGAATACTGGAATGAAGAAAAAATACAAGGAATGTTATTGGTGATTTACCTTCGCTATCTCCTGGAGAGGGAGAAGATTTAA
- a CDS encoding DNA cytosine methyltransferase translates to MNHKARAVRDHDRMIYRIAIEYSNQGIQLKYNELPNDLKTHQNEESFLDRFKVHNWNEIPHTIVAHIAKDGHYNIHPDIKQARSLTVREAARIQGFPDNYKFEGPRTAQFVQVGNAVPPIMSRVIAKAVKHLLTSH, encoded by the coding sequence ATGAATCATAAAGCACGAGCTGTTCGAGATCATGATCGAATGATTTATAGGATAGCTATAGAATACTCGAATCAAGGCATTCAATTAAAATATAACGAGTTACCTAATGATTTAAAAACTCATCAAAATGAGGAATCGTTTTTAGACCGATTTAAAGTGCATAATTGGAATGAGATCCCTCATACTATTGTAGCTCATATTGCTAAAGATGGACATTATAATATTCATCCGGATATTAAGCAAGCACGCTCGTTGACTGTACGTGAAGCTGCAAGAATTCAAGGTTTTCCCGATAATTACAAATTTGAGGGACCTAGAACAGCACAATTTGTACAAGTAGGGAATGCTGTTCCTCCTATTATGTCAAGGGTAATTGCTAAAGCAGTTAAACATTTACTAACGTCACACTAA
- a CDS encoding transposase family protein: MMNRQIHWSSPDPFLEVLDIQEEPSSITFIVRSTHESCPCPHCQVPSTRPHSRYTRMIQDLPIAGKAVSILLITRKWFCDQPNCTQKIFTERYDWISKNGRRTLRSEEVLRKIAFSTSCLNGEKVAKALSLPVSHDVLLSLIRKTEIHQEVSPFYRNR, translated from the coding sequence ATGATGAATCGTCAAATCCATTGGTCTTCACCGGATCCTTTCCTAGAAGTTCTGGATATTCAAGAAGAACCATCCTCCATTACCTTTATTGTTCGAAGCACTCATGAATCCTGCCCTTGTCCTCATTGCCAAGTGCCTTCCACACGTCCACACAGCCGATATACACGCATGATTCAAGATTTGCCGATTGCCGGAAAAGCTGTTTCCATCCTGCTTATCACAAGAAAATGGTTTTGCGACCAACCCAATTGCACCCAAAAAATTTTTACTGAACGGTATGATTGGATTTCCAAAAATGGACGCCGAACTTTACGGTCCGAAGAAGTATTACGTAAAATCGCGTTTTCCACCAGCTGCCTCAATGGCGAAAAAGTAGCGAAAGCCCTGTCCCTCCCTGTCAGCCATGACGTATTGCTCTCCCTTATTCGGAAAACGGAGATTCATCAAGAGGTGTCCCCCTTTTATCGGAATCGATGA
- a CDS encoding ISL3 family transposase: protein MTYCSPLFGKRRFIKRCPPFIGIDDFAFRKGHSYGTIICDLSTHKPVALLPERYPETISEWLKNHQNIQVVSRDGYQAFRKGIQNASQSILQVYDRWHFVRAVKKQIDACLTSILPSVITLEKEETDQQTFPHETKLQRRQKERAEKKWMMIKSIQQEYKKGKKKAELAREFHMDPRTISKYLNITEMPVQVKRKRKRQTDGFEQYIQQLEQEGKTIREIDAQLRKYGYTGTLSGVRVAVESIRKERKRQGIKESSVRISRRQMISYVWKRKSRLLEKELQLLEQSFKMYPSLHSFHQMVQTFREAFDERNYPAFFKWLEKQLSSPNNHLYDCALRLRRDLQSIKLAFSTSYSNGVVEGHVHRLKLMKRIMYGRAKLDLLEKRVLYHL, encoded by the coding sequence ATGACGTATTGCTCTCCCTTATTCGGAAAACGGAGATTCATCAAGAGGTGTCCCCCTTTTATCGGAATCGATGACTTTGCTTTTCGGAAAGGACACAGCTATGGCACGATCATTTGTGATCTGAGCACGCACAAGCCTGTTGCATTACTTCCGGAACGTTATCCGGAAACCATATCAGAATGGCTAAAAAATCATCAAAACATCCAAGTTGTCAGTCGTGATGGCTATCAGGCTTTTCGGAAAGGGATTCAGAACGCTTCGCAAAGTATTTTGCAAGTATATGACCGATGGCATTTTGTCCGGGCGGTAAAGAAGCAGATCGATGCTTGCCTCACCTCGATTCTTCCTTCCGTCATCACGTTGGAAAAAGAAGAAACGGACCAACAAACCTTTCCGCATGAAACCAAACTGCAAAGGAGACAAAAAGAAAGAGCCGAAAAGAAATGGATGATGATCAAAAGCATTCAACAGGAATACAAAAAAGGAAAGAAAAAAGCGGAGTTGGCCAGAGAATTTCATATGGATCCCCGAACCATTTCAAAATATCTCAACATAACCGAGATGCCGGTTCAAGTAAAAAGAAAGCGAAAACGGCAAACCGATGGTTTTGAGCAATACATTCAGCAACTCGAACAAGAGGGCAAGACCATCCGTGAAATTGATGCGCAACTTCGTAAATATGGATATACGGGGACACTTTCAGGTGTCCGCGTTGCAGTCGAAAGCATACGAAAAGAAAGAAAACGGCAGGGGATTAAGGAATCTTCCGTTCGAATTTCCAGACGGCAAATGATTTCATATGTTTGGAAACGAAAATCTAGACTTTTAGAAAAGGAACTGCAACTTCTTGAACAATCCTTTAAGATGTACCCATCCCTTCATTCTTTCCACCAAATGGTTCAAACATTTAGAGAAGCATTTGATGAACGGAACTATCCGGCATTTTTCAAATGGTTGGAAAAACAATTGTCTTCTCCAAACAATCATTTATATGATTGTGCACTTCGACTCCGTAGGGATTTACAGTCGATTAAGCTGGCATTTAGTACTTCCTACAGTAACGGAGTTGTGGAAGGCCATGTTCACCGATTGAAGCTGATGAAACGAATCATGTATGGCCGGGCAAAGCTGGATTTACTTGAAAAACGAGTGTTATATCATTTATAA
- the istB gene encoding IS21-like element helper ATPase IstB — MTRDIKEICKALHLAYIADRFEEVPYETKEQFLRDVLALEISSRQEAKRSKLIKKAKFRELKWLKDYEWSDHIHWPSTTTKEELCDLVFLERRQNVLLLGSPGTGKTHLATALGLKACEKGHEVRFFRVADLVAQLEEALKNGTLPRLKRQIEACELLILDELGYVPFQKQGSELLFHIIADCYERKSVIVTSNLEFGQWNRVFEDNRLTAALVDRLVHHAHIIAFTGESYRLRHALSSVKKISSN, encoded by the coding sequence ATGACTCGGGACATCAAAGAGATTTGTAAAGCGTTGCATTTGGCGTATATTGCCGATCGTTTTGAGGAGGTGCCATACGAAACAAAAGAGCAATTTTTACGGGATGTACTGGCTTTGGAAATCTCATCGCGTCAAGAAGCGAAACGGTCGAAGCTGATCAAGAAGGCTAAATTCCGGGAGTTAAAGTGGCTGAAAGACTATGAGTGGTCCGATCACATTCATTGGCCCTCCACAACGACCAAAGAGGAGCTTTGCGACCTTGTGTTTTTGGAGCGGAGACAGAACGTATTGCTTTTGGGATCGCCTGGAACCGGGAAAACCCATTTAGCCACGGCTTTAGGATTGAAGGCATGCGAGAAAGGCCATGAGGTGCGGTTTTTCCGAGTGGCTGATCTCGTTGCCCAACTGGAAGAGGCCTTAAAAAACGGGACACTGCCCCGTCTGAAACGGCAAATCGAGGCGTGCGAACTATTGATTCTCGATGAACTGGGATATGTGCCGTTTCAAAAACAAGGGTCAGAACTGCTTTTTCACATCATCGCGGACTGTTACGAACGAAAAAGTGTCATCGTGACCTCGAATTTAGAGTTTGGACAGTGGAACCGGGTATTTGAGGATAACCGTCTCACCGCTGCGTTAGTGGACCGTCTGGTCCATCACGCCCATATCATTGCCTTTACAGGAGAAAGCTATCGTCTAAGACACGCGCTTTCTTCTGTGAAGAAGATATCATCCAATTAG
- the istA gene encoding IS21 family transposase — protein sequence MLAMPEIHYIKHLRENKDLSISEIARKTGLNWRTVKKYADGNIGGQKIMKKKRGMMYELGYGEIIDDWLEEDAKLPRKERRTNRTMFEQLQKEHGFPGSYRTVCAYIQERKPHIKAEKEKRYERLEHPPGEAQVDFGTMQVVKDGALEDKKLLILSFPHSNAGFAHPLPSENRECFLEGLKQLFHQAGGVPRRLRMDNLSAAVVTVGKGDNRQYTEAFLRFQAHYGFEVQPCNPASGHEKGNVERKVYYVRHRCFVPAPVVESDEQLTEWLRVKMIEDRSRLHYEKGVPIEELWKEDQKELKALPLDDLPIFSLDTVKVNKYGEITVDGEKWVIHQARVNQSLVVQKGWDRFICLSNQGEVVFEAPRPYMNQKQEIPWEEIFNDWEKKPRSVSYSRFFKYLPEKVQTYLTFRKEEVKQRVRGVRELLKSHTLKELDEWLNKEQRFDLAPHELKVLLEAKQQAYPEKWKETYIPSVFVDYETDLHLYDQRLCPSWEGGANRDDSGHQRDL from the coding sequence ATGCTAGCAATGCCTGAAATTCATTATATCAAACATTTAAGGGAAAACAAAGATCTGTCGATCTCGGAAATTGCGAGAAAGACAGGGCTGAATTGGAGAACTGTCAAGAAATATGCCGATGGAAATATTGGCGGACAAAAAATCATGAAAAAGAAACGGGGGATGATGTACGAGCTAGGATATGGGGAGATCATCGATGACTGGCTGGAGGAGGACGCGAAGCTGCCACGAAAAGAGCGAAGAACCAATCGAACCATGTTTGAACAACTGCAAAAAGAGCATGGTTTTCCCGGTTCTTACCGAACTGTATGTGCCTACATTCAGGAACGGAAGCCGCATATCAAGGCAGAAAAGGAAAAACGATACGAACGGCTGGAGCATCCTCCGGGGGAAGCCCAAGTCGATTTTGGCACGATGCAAGTAGTGAAGGATGGAGCTCTTGAAGATAAAAAGCTCTTGATTTTGAGCTTCCCCCATAGTAATGCTGGATTTGCTCATCCTCTCCCGTCAGAAAATAGGGAATGCTTCTTGGAAGGATTGAAACAGTTATTTCATCAAGCAGGGGGAGTGCCGAGGCGTTTAAGGATGGACAATTTGTCCGCTGCCGTGGTGACAGTCGGGAAAGGAGATAACCGTCAGTATACCGAAGCGTTTCTGCGTTTCCAAGCCCACTACGGGTTTGAAGTACAGCCGTGCAATCCCGCCAGCGGGCATGAAAAAGGGAATGTGGAGAGGAAAGTATACTACGTACGCCATCGTTGTTTCGTTCCCGCCCCTGTGGTGGAAAGCGATGAACAGCTGACCGAATGGCTACGGGTCAAAATGATCGAAGATCGTTCTCGCCTTCACTATGAAAAAGGAGTGCCAATTGAAGAGTTGTGGAAAGAAGATCAAAAAGAGCTGAAAGCATTGCCTTTGGACGATCTTCCGATCTTCTCTTTGGATACGGTGAAAGTAAACAAATACGGGGAGATTACAGTGGATGGGGAAAAGTGGGTGATCCATCAAGCTCGGGTGAATCAGTCTCTCGTGGTGCAAAAAGGGTGGGATCGCTTTATCTGCCTATCCAATCAAGGAGAAGTCGTTTTTGAAGCTCCTCGGCCGTATATGAACCAGAAACAAGAAATCCCTTGGGAAGAGATTTTCAACGATTGGGAGAAGAAGCCTCGATCCGTGAGTTATTCGCGATTTTTTAAGTACTTGCCAGAGAAGGTGCAAACATATTTGACCTTCCGTAAGGAAGAGGTCAAACAGCGCGTTCGGGGAGTTCGGGAACTCTTAAAAAGCCATACATTGAAAGAACTGGATGAATGGTTGAACAAAGAGCAACGATTCGACTTGGCCCCTCATGAGTTAAAGGTGTTGTTAGAGGCGAAACAACAAGCTTATCCGGAAAAGTGGAAAGAAACTTACATCCCTTCGGTGTTTGTCGATTATGAGACGGATTTACACCTTTATGACCAACGGCTGTGCCCGTCATGGGAAGGAGGGGCAAACCGGGATGACTCGGGACATCAAAGAGATTTGTAA
- a CDS encoding IS256 family transposase, with the protein MSARFPCRTLYFYFAINNLAKLLEQVLNQILEAQVEEQLGARRYERTEERKGYRNGSYPRQLTTRVGRLTLRVPRTRDGEFSTELFQRYQRSEQALVLALMEMVVNGVSTRKITQITEELCGTSFSKSTVSSLCKGLDPIIQDWNYRSLHEHVYPFVLVDAIYTKVREDGRVRSRAVLIAIGVNEEGYREILGLQIGNSESESSWSEFFGWLKDRGLRGVDLIISDQHGGLVQAIEKHFQGATWQRCQTHFIRNILDAAPKYMQDALLEEIRGILHAPNKQTARLLLEQVLAKWEEKAPKAMQILEEGFEDATAVLDYPDRYRRRLRTTNGVERLNEEIRRRERVIRIFPNRESVYRLVGAVLIEIDEKWMSGRKYLDMSEYWRWRKMKEQGVRSVNQEAPAIKRVG; encoded by the coding sequence ATCTCTGCACGTTTTCCTTGCAGAACTCTGTATTTTTATTTTGCAATAAACAATTTAGCTAAGCTATTGGAACAAGTCCTCAATCAAATCCTCGAGGCGCAAGTGGAAGAACAGCTGGGGGCTCGTCGTTATGAACGAACGGAAGAACGAAAAGGCTATCGAAATGGTTCATATCCACGCCAGCTGACAACCCGGGTGGGACGGTTGACCTTGCGCGTTCCACGAACAAGAGATGGAGAGTTCTCTACGGAACTGTTCCAACGGTATCAACGGAGCGAACAAGCACTGGTACTGGCACTCATGGAAATGGTGGTAAACGGGGTGTCTACCCGAAAAATCACTCAAATCACGGAGGAATTATGCGGCACTTCGTTTTCCAAATCCACGGTCTCCTCACTGTGCAAGGGACTGGATCCGATTATCCAAGACTGGAATTATCGTTCCCTTCATGAACACGTGTATCCGTTTGTGCTAGTAGATGCTATTTATACGAAAGTCCGGGAGGATGGACGAGTACGCTCCAGAGCCGTGTTGATCGCTATAGGAGTGAATGAGGAAGGATATCGAGAAATTCTTGGCCTGCAAATCGGAAACAGTGAATCGGAGTCCAGCTGGAGCGAGTTCTTCGGATGGCTGAAAGACCGGGGACTCCGGGGAGTGGACTTGATCATCTCGGATCAGCACGGTGGGCTGGTGCAAGCCATTGAAAAGCATTTCCAAGGCGCTACATGGCAACGATGCCAGACACATTTTATTCGTAATATCCTCGATGCCGCACCAAAGTATATGCAGGATGCCTTGCTCGAGGAGATTCGTGGGATTCTTCATGCTCCAAATAAGCAAACGGCCCGGCTGTTATTGGAACAAGTGCTGGCCAAATGGGAAGAAAAAGCCCCAAAAGCCATGCAAATCCTCGAAGAGGGATTCGAAGACGCCACCGCCGTATTGGACTATCCGGACCGTTACCGGCGGCGCCTGCGCACGACCAACGGAGTGGAACGGCTGAACGAGGAAATCCGCCGCAGAGAACGGGTCATCCGCATCTTTCCGAACCGGGAATCGGTGTATCGCCTCGTTGGCGCCGTGTTGATCGAAATCGACGAAAAATGGATGTCAGGGCGCAAATACTTGGATATGTCCGAATATTGGCGGTGGCGGAAAATGAAAGAGCAAGGAGTCCGATCGGTGAATCAGGAGGCTCCGGCGATCAAGAGAGTGGGATAA
- a CDS encoding DUF4183 domain-containing protein: protein MPLEILKLAINAATTVVTSPDVQKFFYVVDADVSGGTTLTIDADDFMDDTGATGVTLPELADENSYFIVYVNGVQVMQDLVTYNPGGSGAGSLVINVPAGSDIIANSPVVLVVTNFNPTAQTTINT from the coding sequence ATGCCATTGGAAATTTTGAAGCTTGCAATTAATGCGGCCACAACTGTAGTTACTTCTCCAGATGTACAAAAATTTTTTTATGTAGTAGATGCGGATGTATCTGGTGGAACAACGTTAACCATTGACGCAGATGATTTTATGGATGATACAGGGGCAACAGGAGTTACACTTCCGGAATTAGCTGATGAAAATAGTTATTTTATTGTTTATGTAAATGGTGTCCAAGTAATGCAAGACTTAGTGACATATAACCCAGGCGGATCGGGTGCAGGATCTCTTGTAATTAATGTCCCTGCAGGATCCGATATTATTGCAAATTCACCGGTCGTTCTTGTCGTAACAAACTTTAATCCAACAGCCCAAACGACTATTAATACTTAA
- a CDS encoding DUF4183 domain-containing protein: MMNKQTGVNNLPKPLLRIPPLPPTEFSFRLPKKVEVFEYFTISNGKSRVYRDQDGITKGKHHKIMDPSTVSYMNLFINGVLQPKENYEVECGMLKLITEDLPPKGAPIILQMFKF, translated from the coding sequence ATGATGAACAAACAAACAGGTGTAAATAATTTACCCAAGCCATTATTAAGAATCCCTCCTTTGCCGCCGACAGAATTTTCCTTTCGCCTTCCAAAAAAGGTTGAAGTTTTTGAGTACTTTACAATTTCAAATGGGAAGTCAAGAGTCTATAGAGATCAAGATGGGATTACAAAAGGAAAACATCACAAAATCATGGATCCAAGTACAGTCTCCTATATGAATTTATTTATTAACGGAGTGCTTCAACCTAAAGAAAATTACGAAGTAGAGTGCGGCATGCTCAAGTTAATAACTGAAGACCTGCCGCCAAAAGGTGCACCGATTATTCTGCAAATGTTTAAGTTTTAA
- the tnpB gene encoding IS66 family insertion sequence element accessory protein TnpB (TnpB, as the term is used for proteins encoded by IS66 family insertion elements, is considered an accessory protein, since TnpC, encoded by a neighboring gene, is a DDE family transposase.), whose protein sequence is MLSKTPIQHVYLAAGATDLRKSIDGLAAIIQMSFQLNPFSSNLFVFCNRKRDKLKILHWDHNGFWLYYRRLEKGVFQWPDERTPGPLCITPRQFSWLLDGLSFEQKQAHEQVSAKIMV, encoded by the coding sequence ATGTTAAGTAAAACACCCATTCAACATGTTTATTTAGCAGCGGGGGCAACGGATTTACGCAAGTCGATTGATGGATTAGCAGCCATTATTCAAATGAGCTTTCAGTTAAATCCTTTCTCTTCTAATCTCTTTGTTTTCTGTAATCGGAAACGAGATAAATTGAAAATTCTCCATTGGGATCACAATGGGTTTTGGTTGTACTATCGTCGTTTAGAGAAAGGGGTCTTTCAATGGCCTGATGAAAGAACTCCCGGCCCTTTGTGCATCACTCCCCGCCAATTCAGTTGGTTGCTCGATGGTCTTTCATTTGAACAAAAACAAGCACATGAACAAGTATCAGCTAAAATCATGGTTTAA